The following proteins come from a genomic window of Bactrocera tryoni isolate S06 chromosome 1, CSIRO_BtryS06_freeze2, whole genome shotgun sequence:
- the LOC120776835 gene encoding uncharacterized protein LOC120776835, producing the protein MKICVPLVLLMMLCPGGCPVYDFDLRTVEQPSQFANGLKLAADLNSEFNQGMMNFHVLNDKDRFDVEDTCKLDGISDEPVEGPTRKLKYLRRAEEEDISNMELNEFVGSNLFDSTRKNCFSPEDLNLLAARRDFEYLLPKDLPKCLLNDDMLNMLLNYFYNGNEFIQRMNEVSRKVVERAYYDMLGGYLRSYMLPVAKYSFYGGKVSLKVVSSVVELYQQCKSFLNTNGNGWKMPILLEEMENVRVDSIRGSDCGADGNGAGGGPTGCARLEMLPASDGDENVMLVSLPKLEADCVENGLSNIWLPFRKRRNYDLRSQKSAYIILRFYETVTRCYQSQSMPQEAFNCKFIAWINENLKPHLSDEEFYPGLGGVLRIVEKMRKGRKALDMDDDEALNQGIEDLSGTRMGDTGGVGDSKSDDGFSDMELAQKALEYKMKESARKTMINSKHWFEKSANDNRQLQSRKICEKSKGQQSQHVPQIHQNQTHKGKKPKCKTKGGKHGGAGSLIKLTSEEQKHYLKYLCCIIGLILLILLIILLVAMLLRYRKRRRKTEPKPKPPKKKRKCPAWCSFLLCRKKPRDEEIVIKPETKSVIATQPHRRASTSTSSLACQPAAKCIPCSKRATKESESAPIIETTSLDYYSSSEPESKVRQKAKKGKQKVVTIDEKKKKKSASPSPTKTKSSPAKSKAAPPKSRLGGGAELKSSSSSDSTKRLGIQRTIPTDNKKSSNEEDTPLLPQPERPASRDHSKGSRSWETMYDT; encoded by the exons ATGAAAATATGTGTGCCTCTAGTGCTGCTGATGATGCTCTGTCCGGGCGGCTGTCCAGTGTACGATTTCGATTTGCGCACCGTCGAGCAGCCTAGTCAATTCGCGAACGGTCTAAAGCTTGCCGCCGACCTTAATAGCGAGTTCAATCAGGGCATGATGAATTTTCATGTGCTCAATGACAAGGACCGATTCGATGTGGAGGACACGTGCAAGCTAGACGGTATTTCAGACGAGCCTGTTGAAGGTCCAACAAGAAAACTGAAGTATTTACGTAGAGCTGAGGAGGAAGATATATCTAATATGGAATTGAATGAGTTTGTGGGATCGAATCTTTTTGATAGTACACGTAAGAATTGCTTTTCGCCGGAAGATTTGAATTTGCTGGCCGCACGCAGAGACTTTGAG tacTTGCTGCCGAAAGATTTGCCGAAATGTCTACTCAACGACGACATGTTAAATATGCTGCTGAATTACTTTTACAATGGCAAcgagtttatacaaagaatgaACGAAGTTTCGAGAAAGGTGGTTGAGCGTGCTTATTACGATATGTTGGGCGGTTACTTGCGCTCTTACATGCTGCCAGTGGCTAAGTACTCCTTTTACGGCGGCAAGGTTAGTCTCAAGGTGGTCAGTAGTGTGGTAGAGCTGTATCAGCAATGCAAGTCCTTTCTGAACACGAACGGCAATGGCTGGAAAATGCCCATTTTACTTGAGGAAATGGAAAATGTGCGTGTGGACTCGATAAGGGGCTCGGACTGTGGTGCCGATGGCAACGGTGCTGGTGGCGGACCGACCGGCTGTGCACGGCTCGAAATGTTGCCGGCCAGTGATGGCGATGAAAATGTTATGCTCGTATCTTTGCCAAAACTGGAGGCCGATTGTGTTGAGAACGGTTTGAGTAATATATGGTTGCCGTTTCGGAAGCGACGCAATTATGATCTCAGATCACAGAAATCCGCTTATATCATTTTACGATTCTACGAAACGGTCACACGTTGTTATCAATCACAGTCAATGCCACAAGAAGCTTTCAATTGCAAATTTATAGCATGGATTAATGAAAACTTAAAGCCACATCTATCCGACGAGGAGTTCTATCCCGGTCTGGGTGGCGTACTACGGATTGTTGAAAAAATGAGAAAAGGTCGTAAGGCGCTGGATATGGACGATGATGAAGCGCTCAATCAAGGCATAGAGGATCTGAGCGGTACGCGAATGGGCGATACTGGTGGAGTTGGCGATAGTAAAAGCGACGATGGCTTTTCTGACATGGAGCTAGCACAAAAGGCCTTGGAATACAAGATGAAGGAGAGCGCCAGAAAAACAATGATCAATAGTAAACACTGGTTTGAGAAGAGCGCCAATGACAACAGACAACTGCAGAGCCGAAAGATTTGCGAAAAGTCTAAAGGTCAACAAAGCCAACATGTTCCGCAAATACATCAAAATCAAACACATAAAGGCAAGAAGCCAAAGTGTAAAACAAAGGGTGGAAAGCATGGTGGCGCAGGGTCCCTAATCAAGTTGACATCGGAAGAACAAAAACACTATCTCAAATATctttgttgcattatcggacTTATACTGCTCATATTACTGATCATACTGCTTGTCGCTATGTTATTGCGATACCGCAAACGTAGGCGTAAGACTGAGCCAAAACCAAAGCCACCGAAAAAAAAGCGTAAATGCCCTGCATGGTGCAGCTTTTTACTATGCAGAAAGAAACCACGCGATGAAGAGATCGTTATTAAGCCCGAGACGAAATCGGTTATTGCGACACAACCAC ACCGACGCGCGTCCACTTCCacatcgtcgctggcttgtcaACCGGCTGCTAAATGCATTCCATGCTCTAAGCGCGCCACCAAGGAATCGGAAAGTGCACCCATTATCGAAACAACCTCACTCGATTACTATTCCTCGTCCGAGCCCGAAAGTAAAGTGCGtcaaaaagcgaaaaaaggCAAACAGAAAGTGGTCACAATAgatgagaagaagaagaaaaaatcggCATCACCCTCACCAACGAAAACTAAGTCATCACCGGCGAAATCTAAAGCAGCACCACCGAAATCGCGACTTGGTGGCGGTGCAGAGCTAAAAAGTTCATCCAGTTCAGATAGCACGAAGCGCTTGGGCATACAACGTACCATCCCCACAGACAATAAGAAGAGTAGT aATGAAGAGGACACGCCCTTATTGCCGCAGCCGGAACGTCCAGCTTCCCGCGATCACTCGAAAGGTTCACGCAGTTGGGAAACCATGTACGACACATAA
- the LOC120776852 gene encoding TBC1 domain family member 7, with product MDERNFRSSYYEKVGCYSVEEKKSLNKLLQDNIRNHSKLKQFCLSYTVPTAQRGLLWSIILGVLPLHKNSMDYILLQRTAVYEDLHRAVTKMQYIDQNSPKSKVLQTMWLLENGRLLHPLTGPPDDDNNFMEIVKVLLQIFDNDVETYWIAKEFFACTKGIQQECAKLMELTQTLLKREDIELNNHLEKLGVFNTGEILEKLYVTCFAGVITDTVLVKVWDKICGGSRKIVVFVFLDLVKTLRNHVLDCNSILDLKTLIEQVKDQDATIVNKAIKTWQSNKNHNEITVH from the exons ATGGATGAACGAAATTTCCGTTCGAGTTACTATGAAAAAGTGGGATGTTATTCCGTTGAAGAAAAGAAATCGCTAAATAAACTGCTCCAAGACAATATACGTAATCACTCAAAATTAAAACAGTTTTGTTTAAGTTATACTGTACCAACGGCACAACGTGGCCTATTGTGGAGTATTATACTTGGTGTATTACCACTACACAAAAACTCGATGGATTATATATTACTACaacgcactgccgtttatgAGGACTTGCACCGCGCAGTCACTAAAATGCAATATATCGATCAAAACTCACCGAAAAGTAAAGTGCTGCAGACAATGTGGCTATTGGAAAATGGTCGACTGTTGCATCCATTAACCGGTCCACCGGACGATGATAACAATTTTATGGAAATTGTTAAAGtacttttacaaatatttgataatGATGTAGAGACTTATTGGATAGCCAAAGAGttttttgcatgtacaaaaGGAATACAGCAAGAATGTGCAAAACTAATGGAACTCACACAGACGTTGTTAAAGCGTGAGGACATTGAATTGAATAA CCACTTGGAGAAACTGGGTGTGTTTAATACTGgggaaatattagaaaaattatacgTAACCTGCTTCGCTGGAGTCATAACTGATACAGTATTAGTAAAAGTGTGGGATAAAATATGTGGCGGGTCGAGAAAAATTGTTGTCTTTGTATTCTTGGATTTAGTTAAAACGCTGAGAAATCATGTGTTGGATTGCAACTCGATACTTGACTTAAAAACACTAATTGAACAG GTAAAGGACCAAGACGCCACCATAGTTAACAAAGCCATTAAAACTTGGCAAAGTAATAAGAACCACAACGAGATTACTGTGCACTGA
- the LOC120776808 gene encoding protein RUFY3 isoform X3, giving the protein MRSLADETRKLTLNNNNNNNNTSTTIAIVTQSKNNKSNKIYKMQQQVNVMTSATTGVHQKQQHQQQQKQIKQQQNNNSTTISLPKASHANTSEEIAGGVQDTIYLCNFRVSVDGDWLCLKELQDLDIGQQHSGGGGTSTSVYGVHRGTQLGQKNKRYSGMSNGLDDNGILTVRNLLGRRFNDAPEHVHKTNGSSSSSLSHLLTARHAHADNGLIGVFGVGGTGEWSNHPRDPAEIERSNLVNICKLVVKELLEQSLRFGRMLDSDHLPLQHFFIVIEHVLGHGLRPKKGLLGPRKELWDLLQSVENYCPEAQDITASVRDLPTVRTHIGRARAWLRIALMQKKLADYLQALIEHRDDSLYEYYEPHALMMSDEIVVIMGILVGLNVIDCNLCVKEEDLDSQQGVIDFSLYLRSSSRSNENDEEINQSLEANGQGNMIAVLDQKNYIEELNRHLNATVGNLQAKVESLTTTNALMKEDLAIARNSLLALQAENQALRQNATVTKDVSAANAEASPNKSSDRANKATIDTLNAELSEEKKKNAELDKELKLQVSLKAESDVAMKLLEKDIHEKQDTIVSLRRQLDDIKQINLEMYRKLQECEDELTQKGEMVSRLQTKASQIGNILQSLERKYESKLEQQQQQQQLTGQPIGDKSPASRRQQNLQKFEALTKKHRQDIGPPVKRLHLKVDAIPPFNPNNYRKSPSATVAPDKLEAEGELKTPTSAKSFTEVAKSYPEKPMDTCKSDYALSQEKI; this is encoded by the exons ATGCGCTCCCTGGCTGACGAAACCAGGAAATTAAcgttgaacaacaacaataataacaacaacacctcGACGACCATAGCGATTGTTACGcagtcaaaaaataataaatcgaaTAAAATTTACAAGATGCAACAGCAAGTCAACGTAATGACCAGCGCCACCACGGGTGTTCATCAAAAGCAAcagcatcagcagcaacaaaagcaaattaaGCAACAGCAGAACAACAACTCCACAACAATTAGCCTGCCTAAAGCTTCACATGCGAACACAAGTGAAGAGATTGCCGGCGGTGTGCAGGACACTATCTATTTGTGCAACTTTCGCGTCTCCGTTGACGGCGATTGGCTTTGCCTGAAGGAGCTACAAGATCTTGACATTGGGCAGCAGCATAGTGGCGGCGGTGGCACCAGTACCAGCGTCTATGGCGTACATCGCGGCACACAGCTGGGGCAAAAGAACAAACGCTATTCGGGAATGTCGAACGGTTTGGATGATAATGGTATATTGACTGTCCGTAACTTGCTGGGTCGTCGTTTTAACGATGCACCCGAACATGTGCACAAGACGAACGgttcgtcgtcgtcgtcgttgtcGCACTTGCTTACCGCACGACATGCACATGCAGATAATGGCTTGATTGGTGTGTTTGGTGTTGGTGGTACTGGTGAATGGTCCAATCACC CACGCGATCCAGCTGAAATCGAACGCAGTAATCtcgtaaatatttgcaaactcGTGGTAAAGGAACTATTAGAGCAGTCGCTACGTTTCGGACGTATGTTGGACTCGGACCACCTACCACTGCAACACTTTTTCATCGTCATAGAGCATGTACTGGGTCATGGCTTGCGTCCAAAGAAG GGTCTTTTGGGGCCACGTAAAGAATTGTGGGATCTGTTGCAGAGCGTAGAAAACTATTGTCCCGAGGCGCAGGACATCACCGCAAGTGTACGTGATTTGCCCACCGTGCGCACACATATTGGACGCGCTCGCGCTTGGCTACGCATAGCGCTGATGCAGAAGAAATTGGCCGATTATTTGCAGGCACTTATCGAGCATCGCGACGATTCGCTCTACGAATACTACGAACCGCATGCGTTAATGATGAGCGACGAG ATTGTGGTCATAATGGGCATTTTGGTGGGTCTAAATGTCATCGATTGTAATTTGTGCGTGAAAGAGGAAGATTTGGATTCGCAACAGGGTGTTATCGACTTCTCACTTTACTTGCGTTCGAGTTCGCGCAGTAACGAGAACGACGAAGAGATCAATCAGTCATTGGAGGCGAATGGTCAGGGCAACATGATTGCCGTGTTGGACCAAAAGAACTATATTGAAGAGCTCAATCGGCACTTAAA TGCCACAGTCGGTAATCTACAGGCCAAGGTTGAAtcgcttacaacaacaaatgcgctcATGAAGGAGGATCTAGCGATTGCGCGCAATAGCCTCTTAGCCTTACAAGCCGAGAATCAGGCACTACGTCAAAATGCCACCGTTACCA AAGATGTTTCTGCAGCAAACGCGGAAGCCAGTCCAAACAAATCGTCAGATCGTGCGAATAAAGCAACGATCGACACACTCAACGCCGAATTGAgtgaagagaaaaagaaaaatgccGAACTCGATAAGGAGTTGAAACTACAAGTATCCCTGAAGGCCGAATCCGATGTGGCAATGAAATTGCTTGAGAAGGATATACACGAAAAGCAGGATACAATCGTATCGCTGCGACGCCAATTGGAcgatataaaacaaattaatttggaAATGTATCGCAAATTACAG GAATGTGAAGACGAGCTGACCCAGAAGGGAGAAATGGTATCACGCCTACAAACGAAAGCTTCACAAATCGGCAACATACTGCAATCGCTCGAGAGAAAATACGAATCTAAGctagagcagcagcagcaacagcagcaattgaCTGGCCAACCGATTGGCGATAAATCGCCCGCGTCACGACGTCAACAAAATCTACAGAAATTCGAGGCGCTCACCAAAAAGCATCGGCAGGACATTGGACCGCCAGTGAAGCGTTTGCATTTGAAAGTCGACGCCATACCACCATTCAATCCCAATAATTATCGCAAGTCACCATCGGCCACGGTCGCACCCGACAAACTAGAGGCTGAGGGCGAACTCAAAACACCAACTTCAGCGAAATCGTTTACCGAAGTGGCTAAATCCTATCCGGAAAAGCCGATGGACACCTGCAAAAGTGACTATGCCTTGTCGCAAGAGAAAATCTAA
- the LOC120776808 gene encoding protein RUFY3 isoform X5 produces MRSLADETRKLTLNNNNNNNNTSTTIAIVTQSKNNKSNKIYKMQQQVNVMTSATTGVHQKQQHQQQQKQIKQQQNNNSTTISLPKASHANTSEEIAGGVQDTIYLCNFRVSVDGDWLCLKELQDLDIGQQHSGGGGTSTSVYGVHRGTQLGQKNKRYSGMSNGLDDNARDPAEIERSNLVNICKLVVKELLEQSLRFGRMLDSDHLPLQHFFIVIEHVLGHGLRPKKGLLGPRKELWDLLQSVENYCPEAQDITASVRDLPTVRTHIGRARAWLRIALMQKKLADYLQALIEHRDDSLYEYYEPHALMMSDEIVVIMGILVGLNVIDCNLCVKEEDLDSQQGVIDFSLYLRSSSRSNENDEEINQSLEANGQGNMIAVLDQKNYIEELNRHLNATVGNLQAKVESLTTTNALMKEDLAIARNSLLALQAENQALRQNATVTKDVSAANAEASPNKSSDRANKATIDTLNAELSEEKKKNAELDKELKLQVSLKAESDVAMKLLEKDIHEKQDTIVSLRRQLDDIKQINLEMYRKLQECEDELTQKGEMVSRLQTKASQIGNILQSLERKYESKLEQQQQQQQLTGQPIGDKSPASRRQQNLQKFEALTKKHRQDIGPPVKRLHLKVDAIPPFNPNNYRKSPSATVAPDKLEAEGELKTPTSAKSFTEVAKSYPEKPMDTCKSDYALSQEKI; encoded by the exons ATGCGCTCCCTGGCTGACGAAACCAGGAAATTAAcgttgaacaacaacaataataacaacaacacctcGACGACCATAGCGATTGTTACGcagtcaaaaaataataaatcgaaTAAAATTTACAAGATGCAACAGCAAGTCAACGTAATGACCAGCGCCACCACGGGTGTTCATCAAAAGCAAcagcatcagcagcaacaaaagcaaattaaGCAACAGCAGAACAACAACTCCACAACAATTAGCCTGCCTAAAGCTTCACATGCGAACACAAGTGAAGAGATTGCCGGCGGTGTGCAGGACACTATCTATTTGTGCAACTTTCGCGTCTCCGTTGACGGCGATTGGCTTTGCCTGAAGGAGCTACAAGATCTTGACATTGGGCAGCAGCATAGTGGCGGCGGTGGCACCAGTACCAGCGTCTATGGCGTACATCGCGGCACACAGCTGGGGCAAAAGAACAAACGCTATTCGGGAATGTCGAACGGTTTGGATGATAATG CACGCGATCCAGCTGAAATCGAACGCAGTAATCtcgtaaatatttgcaaactcGTGGTAAAGGAACTATTAGAGCAGTCGCTACGTTTCGGACGTATGTTGGACTCGGACCACCTACCACTGCAACACTTTTTCATCGTCATAGAGCATGTACTGGGTCATGGCTTGCGTCCAAAGAAG GGTCTTTTGGGGCCACGTAAAGAATTGTGGGATCTGTTGCAGAGCGTAGAAAACTATTGTCCCGAGGCGCAGGACATCACCGCAAGTGTACGTGATTTGCCCACCGTGCGCACACATATTGGACGCGCTCGCGCTTGGCTACGCATAGCGCTGATGCAGAAGAAATTGGCCGATTATTTGCAGGCACTTATCGAGCATCGCGACGATTCGCTCTACGAATACTACGAACCGCATGCGTTAATGATGAGCGACGAG ATTGTGGTCATAATGGGCATTTTGGTGGGTCTAAATGTCATCGATTGTAATTTGTGCGTGAAAGAGGAAGATTTGGATTCGCAACAGGGTGTTATCGACTTCTCACTTTACTTGCGTTCGAGTTCGCGCAGTAACGAGAACGACGAAGAGATCAATCAGTCATTGGAGGCGAATGGTCAGGGCAACATGATTGCCGTGTTGGACCAAAAGAACTATATTGAAGAGCTCAATCGGCACTTAAA TGCCACAGTCGGTAATCTACAGGCCAAGGTTGAAtcgcttacaacaacaaatgcgctcATGAAGGAGGATCTAGCGATTGCGCGCAATAGCCTCTTAGCCTTACAAGCCGAGAATCAGGCACTACGTCAAAATGCCACCGTTACCA AAGATGTTTCTGCAGCAAACGCGGAAGCCAGTCCAAACAAATCGTCAGATCGTGCGAATAAAGCAACGATCGACACACTCAACGCCGAATTGAgtgaagagaaaaagaaaaatgccGAACTCGATAAGGAGTTGAAACTACAAGTATCCCTGAAGGCCGAATCCGATGTGGCAATGAAATTGCTTGAGAAGGATATACACGAAAAGCAGGATACAATCGTATCGCTGCGACGCCAATTGGAcgatataaaacaaattaatttggaAATGTATCGCAAATTACAG GAATGTGAAGACGAGCTGACCCAGAAGGGAGAAATGGTATCACGCCTACAAACGAAAGCTTCACAAATCGGCAACATACTGCAATCGCTCGAGAGAAAATACGAATCTAAGctagagcagcagcagcaacagcagcaattgaCTGGCCAACCGATTGGCGATAAATCGCCCGCGTCACGACGTCAACAAAATCTACAGAAATTCGAGGCGCTCACCAAAAAGCATCGGCAGGACATTGGACCGCCAGTGAAGCGTTTGCATTTGAAAGTCGACGCCATACCACCATTCAATCCCAATAATTATCGCAAGTCACCATCGGCCACGGTCGCACCCGACAAACTAGAGGCTGAGGGCGAACTCAAAACACCAACTTCAGCGAAATCGTTTACCGAAGTGGCTAAATCCTATCCGGAAAAGCCGATGGACACCTGCAAAAGTGACTATGCCTTGTCGCAAGAGAAAATCTAA
- the LOC120776859 gene encoding 28S ribosomal protein S24, mitochondrial codes for MSLLKKCAQQLLENTNLCSQAIAATAAAFHTSPVCNRVQAGRYRVTTKRNRALTYEMANPPHYIAHRKAWNSWNTSSMLDGLRPSQTAIEDVFMRKFMTGTWHALIVSEVIIKRQHNMIRIAAIIRQAISPRKMYFLIGYTEELLSYWLQCPVTLELQTVADKKDVVFKYI; via the exons ATGAGCCTGCTAAAAaag TGCGCGCAGCAGTTATTGGAAAACACAAATTTGTGTTCTCAAGCAATCGCTGCAACAGCTGCTGCATTCCACACAAGTCCAGTATGCAATCGCGTGCAAGCCGGTCGCTATCGTGTTACGACAAAACGTAATCGTGCACTCACATATGAAATGGCCAACCCTCCCCACTATATTGCACATCGCAAAGCTTGGAACTCATGGAACACGT CATCTATGTTGGATGGACTGCGCCCCTCACAGACCGCCATTGAAGATGTGTTTATGCGCAAGTTCATGACTGGTACCTGGCATGCGCTTATTGTATCCGAAGTGATTATCAAAAGGCAGCATAATATGATAAGAATAGCTGCCATTATTCGCCAAGCAATTAGCCCGAGAAAGATGTACTTTCTTATTGGTTATACCGAGGAGCTCCTCTCATATTGGTTGCAGTGTCCGGTGACATTGGAGTTACAAACCGTTGCAGATAAAAAGGATGTTGTATTCAagtatatttaa